A DNA window from Drosophila sechellia strain sech25 chromosome X, ASM438219v1, whole genome shotgun sequence contains the following coding sequences:
- the LOC116802146 gene encoding uncharacterized protein LOC116802146, producing the protein MDNNTAVSALDEFCAKTNNTPPTYHFINGEDGGFVCKVQLLEIEALGNGRSKPEAKHLAAANIMRKIRMLPGMQSMTQDLSLGDLGEEMTNLNRDMERELRDYCDRHKMPLFIIEVEQRGGTPSAPEFVASCSIVRYGNSDKKKDPRQRAATEVLAVVSSNSDNLRPDQFQVSSTKKLKDADIEETMEEF; encoded by the exons ATGGATAACAATACAGCCGTATCTGCTCTAGATGAGTTTTGTGCAAAGACAAACAATACTCCACCAACATACCATTTTATTAACGGCGAAGACGGAGGTTTCGTTTGTAAAGTACAACTATTGGAGATAGAGGCCCTTGGAAATG GGCGTTCGAAGCCCGAAGCCAAGCACCTGGCTGCCGCCAATATCATGCGTAAAATCCGAATGCTGCCCGGCATGCAGAGCATGACGCAGGATTTGTCGTTGGGTGATCTGGGTGAGGAAATGACCAACCTAAACCGGGACATGGAGAGGGAGCTGCGAGACTACTGCGACCGCCACAAGATGCCACTGTTCATCATTGAGGTTGAGCAGCGAGGCGGCACCCCGAGCGCCCCGGAATTCGTGGCCTCTTGCTCCATTGTTCGCTACGGAAATTCGGACAAAAAGAAGGATCCCCGTCAGCGAGCGGCCACTGAAGTGCTGGCCGTAGTCTCCAGCAATTCGGACAATTTGCGTCCGGATCAATTTCAAGTATCGAGCACAAAGAAATTGAAAGATGCTGATATAGAAGAAACTATGGAGGAATTTTAG